A region of the Streptomyces sp. NBC_00442 genome:
TTCAAGGAGATGGTGAAGGCTCTGCACGCCGCCGGGATCGAGGTCATCCTCGACGTGGTGTTCAACCACACGGCGGAGGGCAACGAGCAAGGACCCACCTTGTCGTTCCGGGGCATCGACAACGCCGCCTACTACCGTCTCGTCGACGACGATCCGGCGCACTACTTCGACACCACCGGCACCGGCAATTCGCTGCTGATGCGGCATCCGAACGTCCTGCAGCTCATCATGGACTCGCTGCGGTACTGGGTGACCGAGATGCGCGTCGACGGCTTCCGCTTCGACCTCGCGGCAACCCTGGCACGGCAGTTCCACGAGGTGGACCGCCTCTCGGCCTTCTTCGACCTCGTCCAGCAGGATCCGGTGATCAGCCAGGTCAAGCTGATCGCCGAACCGTGGGACATCGGCGACGGCGGCTACCAGGTGGGCAACTTCCCCGCGCTGTGGTCCGAGTGGAACGGGCACTACCGCGACACCGTGCGCGGTTTCTGGCGGGGCGACGACGGCACACTGGCCGACTTCGCCTCCCGGCTCACCGGCTCGTCCGACCTGTACCAGCACGACCGGCGACGGCCACGGGCGAGCGTGAACTTCGTGGTGGCGCACGACGGTTTCACCCTGCGCGATCTCGTCTCGTACGACGGCAAGCACAACGGAGCCAACGCCGAGGACAACCGGGACGGCGCCGACGACAACCGGTCGTGGAACTGCGGGGTCGAGGGTGAGACCGACGACCGCGCCGTGCGTGACCTTCGGCTGCGCCAGCAGCGCAACCTGCTCGCGACCCTCCTGCTCTCGCAGGGCGTGCCCATGCTCGCCCACGGCGACGAACTGGGACGCACCCAGGACGGCAACAACAACGCCTACTGCCAGGACAACGAAATCTCCTGGGTGGACTGGGAGTTGGACGAGGAACGCCGTGGCCTGCTCGACTTCGCCCGGCGCGTGGTCGCGCTGCGCCACGCCCACCCGGGGCTGCGCCGCCGGCACTTCCCCGTCGGCCCGACCCCCGGCACGCCGCTGGAGCGGGCCGAGGTGGTCTGGCTGCGGCCCGACGCCGGTCAGATGGGAGACGACGACTGGAAGCGTGGCGATGCGCATGCCCTCGCCGTGTACCTGAGCGCGGACGGCCTGATGGAACGCGACGCGCGGGGCCGGCCCCTCACCGACGACACCTTCCTGCTGTTGTTCAACAGCTACCGCAAGCCCATCGACTTCCGTCTGCCGCCGGCGGCCTTCGGCGAGCAGTGGCAGCTGGTCCTGGACACCGCCGACCCGTCGGCGGACGGGGAGGGCACGGCGGTGTTCGAGGCGGAAGCGGAGTTCTCGATGGAGGCACACAGCCTGCTGGTGCTGCGGCGGGATCGCAGGGCGTGACATGGGCGGAGTGACGTAGTCGGGGAGACAGGAGCGGGGGGAGCACCCCCCCCCGCGGCACGGGAGTGACCGTCCCTCCCGTGCCGCGGGACCGCATCGATCGGGCGTTCCCCCGGCTCGCGTGGGCGCTTCGAAGGGGCGGGGTTACGCTGAAGTGAGCTGAGAAGGCCGGGGCTCTCTCGGACACGTCGCGAGCGACGGCCGTGGAGCGCCCTGCGTGGTGGAGTCCCGGCGACGGCCCCCGAAACCACCCTGGGAGGGCCTGTGAGTCCTCGGACGCAGCCCCGCTTCGACCCCACCCGCGTCCCGCACCTGCTCGGATCGTTCGCGCCGGTGACGGAGGAGGTCGACGTCGTCGACCTCGAGGTGACGGGAGAGATCCCGCCCTCGCTGGACGGCCTGTACGTGCGCAACGGGCCCAATCCCCGGTTCACCCCGATCGGGTCGTACCTCTATCCCATCGACGGGGACGGCATGCTGCACGGCATCTGGCTCTCCGAGGGCCGGGCCCGCTACCGCAACCGCTTCGTGCGCACTCCGGGGCTGCTCGCCGAGGAGCGCGTCGGGCACGCGCTGTGGGGCGGCGTCGAGTCGTTCCTGATGCCGGGCCCCGACGAGGTCGGGCCGGAGCTGGCGAACGACTTCAAGGACCTCCCCGACATCAATGTGGTCAGCCATGCCGGCCGCCTGCTGGCACTGGCGGAGTCGGCCTGCCCGTTCCGGGTGGACGACGGCCTGGAGACGGTGGGCCGGGAGGACTTCGGGGGATCCCTCCCGGTGGGCATCACGGCGCATCCGAAGATAGATCCGGTCTCCGGCGAGATGGTGGTGTTCTGCTACGCGCTCGAAGCCCCGTACCTGACGTGGTCGATCATCGATCCCACGGGAGTCGTCATCCGGAAGGCCACGCCCGTCGAGGGCGTGGACGAGCCCATGATGATCCACGACATGGCGCTGACCAAGCGATTCGTGGTCCTGGTGCTCGCCCCGGCGTTCATCGACCTGGAGGCCGCGATGACGGGGGGCGCGTTCCTTGCCTGGCGCCCCGAGCGCGGGACGCGCGTCGCGCTGATCCCGCGCGACGGCGGGCCGGTGCGGTGGGCGTCGAGCGAGGCGTTCTGGCTCTGGCACACGGTCAACGCCTACGACGACGGGCCCGAGGGCGAGGGCGACGTCGTCCTCGACTACGTGCAGTGGAGCCGGCTGACGGTGGGCGGCGGTCCCTCGATGACCTCGGATCCGGTGCGGTGCGGTCTGGTGCGCGCCCGCATCGACCCCGCCACGGGCCGCATGGCCCGCACCGAACTCGACGATTCCCGGGTCGAACTGCCCCGCATCGACGACCGTCGCACCGGCCGCCGCCACCGGTTCCTCGCGCTGGTGTCCGAGACCGGGAACGTGGACCTGCTGCCCGGCGAGTACAACGCCCTGCGCTGGTACGACACCGAGACCGACACCGCGCGGGTCTGGTCCGCCGGAGACCTGTCGGTGGGCGAACCCGTCTTCGCGCCCGAGCCCGGACAGCAGTCCGACGAGCGGGGCTACTGGCTGACCTTCGCCACCGACCGCACGGACGGGACGAGCTGGTTCCTGATCATCGCGGCCGAGGATCCCACGGCGGGACCCGTCGCACGGGTGCGCATACCGGTCCGCGTTCCCCTCGGCCTGCACGGCTCCTGGCTGCCGAGCTGAACACACCGACTCCCCGGGCGATGTGCGTCGTACGCAACCGGGCGGGGTGGGGACGCGGGGTCGGTACCGGTGTGATCGAGTATGACGTTCCGGCATGCATGCACGCGTGTGTGCGTGACGTGGATGACGGGCGAGCAAGGGAGACATGGGCCGTGACCGACGAGTGGTACGTCCTCATCGAGGAGGACACCCGGACGACCGAGCGCGCCGACGGTGTGGAACTGAGGCTGCACCGTTGGGCGTTGGTCGCAACGCACCGCATTGGCCGCGACCAGGCGGAGGCGAGCGCCGCGGCGCGGGACGCGGCGCTGCGATACATACCGCGGCTACTGGCCCGTCACGCGCGGCCCGGGGACGTGCCGGGGCGGCAGGCGTTCCAGGGACAGGACGGTACGTGGGTCGTACTGGTGCGACAGCGCGGGCGTGAGTGCCATGTCCGGGTTTCCACGGCTCGGCTCGTGCATTCCCGGACCGAGGAGGAAGCACAGGCGAAGACCTTGAAGGAGAAATTCCGTAGCGCACTGGAGGGCCCGCAGCCCTTGCCGCAGCCCTGGGCCCCCGGCCGGTAGTCTCGGATTCCCTTATCGAAGGGCGCCACCGCACCATCCCACGGGGGAACACATGACGATTCACCGTCCGGGCCTGCCCGGCGATCTGCCGGAGGCCGCACTGCTCTGGGCCCGCTGGGGCCTTCTCGCGGTCCTGGAGGCGTCCGCCGAGGAGGAGGAGCTGGCTTTCGTGCACCGCACGGGCAACTGGATCGACGACGGGGGTCTCCACCTCGACGACTGCGGCAGTACGTGCTGGACGCTGGCGAGGCTGGGGGAGGGGCGGTTCGTGCTCTACGGGGAGGACGAGTCGAGCGGCGTCAAATGGCACAAGCCGCCCATCGACATGCTGTCCGGCGCGCCGGACTGGCTCCCGTTCGACACGCTCCACGACCTGATCGAGGGGTATGAGCTGGGCTGTGTGTACTGGTACGAGAACGGCGCCTGGGCGCGCGCCCCGTACCCCGAGAGCCTCGACGACGACGGCCTGGACTGCGGCATGAGCCGGTTCGTGGACCGGTCCGACGTGCTGGACGCCCTCGACCTCGGTCAGGACGGCCCGCTGGACCCGGCCGCCGTCGTGGACCGCGCCGAACGCCACGACCTGACGGCGGAACTCCTTGAGTCCCTGGTCGCGGGCTCCGAGTACGACCACTGGGATCTCCCCGCCATGCTGCGAGCGCTGCACCGCACGGGATTGACCGGGTTGGGTGTTCCGGTTGTTGACGAGGAGTCACATACCGCTGTGGTGCGGTGAGTCGGCCTCTCAGTCGGACGGGGCGAGGTCGTGGGGGTGTGCGGGTGTGAGGCCCGGCTTTACGACGGGCTACTCGGCGACCTTCTCGTCGGGCTCCTCCTCGACGGAACGCCGTGACTCGGGGGACCCCGCGCCGGAGCCTCCGGCCATGCCGTCTCCCATCAGCAGGGAGAAGACGAGGATGACGACGGAACCGCACAGCGCGATGCCGGCCCAACCCGCCCGTTGCACCCGCGCGGACCCGCAGGCCAGCGCCTCGTTCCTGTTCGTGTAATCGCCCAGGACGTCGTCGCCCGAGGGCATCACGACCGATCCGCAGGTGACGTCCGTGCTGCTGTCGGCATCGTCGGAGTCGAGGCCGCGGACCGTCTTGGACACGGGCAGGAGGACGAGAGCGACCGCCGCGAGCGCCGCGAGCAGCGCCAAGGTCGCCCCGGCCCGCACGACGCCGGGCAGCATGCCCAACGCACTGGTTGCCGCCGGGGTCTCGTTCCGTGCGCTGGTCACTGCCGTCCCCCGGGTATCGGTGTCGTTGACGGCGTAACGGTAGCCGGTGCTGCCGAGCGGTCCCGCACGGGGCAGGGGGGTGCCGGTGCCGGACGACGGTACGGCCGTGCCATGCGGGTGGTACCGGCCAGGCGCATGCCGCGCTTGTGGCCACCTGAGCCCGCACGGCGCGATGTTGGGCGGATGAACCGTGTGCGCGTCGCTGCGACCGTCCTTCTGCTCACCCTCCTTCTGGGCACCGCGCCTCCAACCCCTCCGGCACGAGCAACCACCCCGACCCTGACCGCCACGAGTGCCACGGAGCGCATCGCTCCGGGAATCGACTTCCGCACCTTCATCCTCGCTGCGGCGCACGGGCCGATCCGGATCCATCTCCTGACCGCCCATCTCCGACACCCCGGGGTGAGGGCCGGCCTGCTGTATCCCGGCGCCGTGGCCGACCGGGCGGCCGTGTCCGTCATGGCCGAACGCCAGGGGGCCGCCGCCGCGGTCAACGGGGACTTCTTCCACATCACCGAGGACCAGCACCCCGGTGTCCCTGCCACCGGGGCCCCCTCGGGGGCTGCCGTCCTCGACGGCCTGCCGTTGAAGGCGGCGGTGCCCGAAGGCCAGCGCTTCGGAGGCGCACTGCCCCCCGGCGGCAGCCCTGAGGACGTCATCGGCGTCGGCATGGACGGCAGGGCCCGCACCGGGCGGCTCACGCTCCACGGCCGTCTCCGCACCCCGCACGCGACACTGCCCGTGCGCGGCCTCAACCAATACGCCCTGCCCGAAGGGGCGATCGGCCTGTTCACCTCCCAGTGGGGAAGCGCGTCGCGCGCCCGCGCGGTCTGCGGCACCGATCACGACCGGGCCGCCCCCTGCACCCACGACGTCTTCGAGTTGACCATCCGTCACGGGCGCGTCCAGCACGCCGGCTCCACCCCGGGCGACGGGCCGATCCCGCCCGGAAGCGTCGTGGTCCTGGGCCGCGAGGGCGGAGCCGAAGCCCTGCGCTCCCTCGTCCCCGGCACCCGGGTCGATGTCCGCTACCGCCTCGCGTCCACGAGCCCGGTCCCGTTCGCGTTCGCCCTGGGCGCCTACCGCGTGCTCGCCGACCACCGGCCCCTACCCGGGCTCGACTCCTCAACGGCCGCGCCACGCACGGCGGTTGGTATCGCCGACCACGGCCGTCTGCTGCGTTTGATCGCCACGGACGGGCGGGAATCGGCGGGGACCGGCCTCACCCTCGCCGAACTCGCCGGCCTGCTCCGCTCCCTGGGCTGCGAAGAAGGCGTCCACGTCGACGGAGGAGCCTCCACCACCCTCGTCACCCGCGACCCGGCCACACGGCACGCGGTCGTACGCAACGCCCTCGACCAGGGCCGGCAGCGCCGCGTACCCAACGGCATCGCGCTGTTCGGCCCCTGAACGGCGCAGGGGCCGAGCGCAAGATCCGCAAGGTCGAAGAAAGGGGCCGGCCGCCGCACGCGAGCCGGGACCCGTTGCCGGGATCCGTTTCCGGGGCCCGTTGCCGGTGCTTCCGGCAACGGGCCCCGGCCCGCATGCGTCCAGCCGAGCCGGAGACCCGCCCCGCCGGTGGGCCGGCCCCCGCTGTCAGCCCCCGCTCTTGCGACGGAACGACTTCTGGCTCGACGCCGGGCCGTGCCCGCCGCGCACCTTCGATGCGGCGGAGTCCCCGGCGTGGGCGGCGCCGTCCGCCTGAGTGCCCCGCTTGCGCGCGAGCGCCTCGCGGAACTGGCGCTTCAGGTCGTACTGGCCGTCGGCATCCGGCGTCACCGCGGTGCTCTCGGGCTCGGTCGGCTCCGAACCTTCTTGTGAGGTGGGCTCTGTCGTCATGGGGACCTCCTGGGTTCGGGCGGTTGAACATGCAGCTTGTCATGACGGGCAGCGTTCGCGGGACCGGCATCCGTGCAGTCCCGCCCACCGGGCCCGGCCGGAAGGGGAAAGAGCCCCCACCGGAGTCGGGGCCCCGTCCATTACGCCACCGGAGCGGTCCGCGTTAAGGACACGTCAGGATCGGTTCGTCTCCTGGCGCGGACGATCAGAATGCGTACGCTGGCTCGGCCGTCGTGTCGATGGCCGAAAACCATCCGTACGACAGGAGTTCCCACGATGGCCACCCCGGCCCGCACCTCACGCCTGCGCGCGTGGCTGCTGGAAGGCTTGACCGACCGCCCCAGGCAGCAGTCCGCGCCCGACACCGAACACCCGGGGCGGCCCTGGTGGCGCGTCATGTGCCTGACAGGTCTCGACTACTTCTCCACCCTGGGCTACCAGCCGGGCATCGCCGCGCTCGCCGCCGGACTGCTGTCGCCGCTCGCCACGATCGTGCTGGTGATACTCACGCTGTTCGGTGCGCTTCC
Encoded here:
- the glgX gene encoding glycogen debranching protein GlgX produces the protein METWPGRPYPLGAVHDGAGTNFALFSEVAEGVELCLFDDAGEERRVPLTDADGSVWHAYLPGVGPGQRYGYRVHGPYRPAEGLRCDPAKLLLDPYATAVDGQLDGDPSLLTADPENPGTPNGLDSAGHGMFGVVTDRSFDWEGDRRPGHPYHESVIYEAHVRGLTMRHPSVPKELRGTYAGLAHPEVIDHLKELGVTAVELMPVHQFTQDGFLVDRGLSNYWGYNTIGFFAPHNGFAAGGTRGQQVVEFKEMVKALHAAGIEVILDVVFNHTAEGNEQGPTLSFRGIDNAAYYRLVDDDPAHYFDTTGTGNSLLMRHPNVLQLIMDSLRYWVTEMRVDGFRFDLAATLARQFHEVDRLSAFFDLVQQDPVISQVKLIAEPWDIGDGGYQVGNFPALWSEWNGHYRDTVRGFWRGDDGTLADFASRLTGSSDLYQHDRRRPRASVNFVVAHDGFTLRDLVSYDGKHNGANAEDNRDGADDNRSWNCGVEGETDDRAVRDLRLRQQRNLLATLLLSQGVPMLAHGDELGRTQDGNNNAYCQDNEISWVDWELDEERRGLLDFARRVVALRHAHPGLRRRHFPVGPTPGTPLERAEVVWLRPDAGQMGDDDWKRGDAHALAVYLSADGLMERDARGRPLTDDTFLLLFNSYRKPIDFRLPPAAFGEQWQLVLDTADPSADGEGTAVFEAEAEFSMEAHSLLVLRRDRRA
- a CDS encoding carotenoid oxygenase family protein, with the translated sequence MSPRTQPRFDPTRVPHLLGSFAPVTEEVDVVDLEVTGEIPPSLDGLYVRNGPNPRFTPIGSYLYPIDGDGMLHGIWLSEGRARYRNRFVRTPGLLAEERVGHALWGGVESFLMPGPDEVGPELANDFKDLPDINVVSHAGRLLALAESACPFRVDDGLETVGREDFGGSLPVGITAHPKIDPVSGEMVVFCYALEAPYLTWSIIDPTGVVIRKATPVEGVDEPMMIHDMALTKRFVVLVLAPAFIDLEAAMTGGAFLAWRPERGTRVALIPRDGGPVRWASSEAFWLWHTVNAYDDGPEGEGDVVLDYVQWSRLTVGGGPSMTSDPVRCGLVRARIDPATGRMARTELDDSRVELPRIDDRRTGRRHRFLALVSETGNVDLLPGEYNALRWYDTETDTARVWSAGDLSVGEPVFAPEPGQQSDERGYWLTFATDRTDGTSWFLIIAAEDPTAGPVARVRIPVRVPLGLHGSWLPS
- a CDS encoding phosphodiester glycosidase family protein; amino-acid sequence: MNRVRVAATVLLLTLLLGTAPPTPPARATTPTLTATSATERIAPGIDFRTFILAAAHGPIRIHLLTAHLRHPGVRAGLLYPGAVADRAAVSVMAERQGAAAAVNGDFFHITEDQHPGVPATGAPSGAAVLDGLPLKAAVPEGQRFGGALPPGGSPEDVIGVGMDGRARTGRLTLHGRLRTPHATLPVRGLNQYALPEGAIGLFTSQWGSASRARAVCGTDHDRAAPCTHDVFELTIRHGRVQHAGSTPGDGPIPPGSVVVLGREGGAEALRSLVPGTRVDVRYRLASTSPVPFAFALGAYRVLADHRPLPGLDSSTAAPRTAVGIADHGRLLRLIATDGRESAGTGLTLAELAGLLRSLGCEEGVHVDGGASTTLVTRDPATRHAVVRNALDQGRQRRVPNGIALFGP
- a CDS encoding DUF5302 domain-containing protein, translating into MTTEPTSQEGSEPTEPESTAVTPDADGQYDLKRQFREALARKRGTQADGAAHAGDSAASKVRGGHGPASSQKSFRRKSGG